The Novosphingobium terrae genome has a window encoding:
- a CDS encoding GDSL-type esterase/lipase family protein, which translates to MLASIPASRKSRLSVALLALCACTPVTLSASTRLDPVHIVLTGDSTTALHTGWGGAFCTGHVQPAATCIDLGQGGRSTKTYREDGSWAKAMAALAQPGFARTYVFIDFGHNDKNSNPAIGTTLATEFPANLSRMIAEVRAKGGIPVLVTPMAARHFQQGKLDDTLIPWADQVRAVAQREQVPVVDLNAESGKLFQSMGATGAMGFEQMQPTPAEMQAAASGTTLAIRVPASTPVSAAVPANDPRRGYHADYTHLNDKGAQAISAIVARLMGKAVPDLQPYLLP; encoded by the coding sequence ATGCTCGCTTCGATCCCTGCCTCGCGCAAAAGCCGCCTGTCTGTCGCATTGCTGGCGCTGTGTGCCTGCACGCCGGTGACGCTCAGCGCCTCGACCCGGCTCGATCCGGTGCATATCGTGCTGACCGGCGATTCCACCACCGCGCTGCACACCGGCTGGGGCGGTGCCTTTTGCACGGGCCATGTGCAGCCCGCCGCCACCTGCATCGATCTGGGGCAGGGCGGACGCAGCACCAAGACCTATCGGGAGGACGGCAGCTGGGCCAAGGCCATGGCCGCGCTGGCCCAGCCGGGCTTTGCCCGCACCTATGTCTTCATCGATTTCGGCCATAATGACAAGAATTCCAATCCCGCCATCGGCACCACTCTGGCCACGGAATTCCCCGCCAACCTCTCGCGCATGATCGCCGAGGTGCGGGCCAAGGGCGGGATTCCCGTGCTGGTGACGCCGATGGCCGCGCGCCATTTCCAGCAGGGCAAGCTGGATGACACGCTGATCCCCTGGGCCGATCAGGTGCGCGCGGTGGCGCAGCGCGAGCAGGTCCCCGTGGTCGACCTCAACGCCGAGAGCGGCAAGCTTTTCCAGAGCATGGGCGCCACCGGCGCGATGGGCTTCGAGCAGATGCAGCCCACCCCCGCCGAAATGCAGGCGGCGGCCAGCGGCACCACGCTGGCCATCCGCGTGCCCGCCAGCACGCCGGTGTCGGCGGCGGTGCCGGCGAATGATCCGCGCCGCGGCTATCATGCCGATTACACCCATCTCAATGACAAGGGCGCTCAGGCGATTTCGGCCATCGTCGCCCGGCTGATGGGCAAGGCTGTGCCCGATCTGCAACCCTATCTGCTGCCCTGA